The Mytilus galloprovincialis chromosome 2, xbMytGall1.hap1.1, whole genome shotgun sequence genome has a window encoding:
- the LOC143065440 gene encoding uncharacterized protein LOC143065440 has translation MPHNLGWTKLLVKMSVGIMVACSLLYMTRSQILHYEGRNNRQKLDVSVKSRLKQPYKERTPSNIPLDFTFIDNNWKLSKLCKPYKMFMNTSDFPLIRYTSDAGSVKIFTHSLDDGISSIINRTGAFEGKTINRILYELRLDPHLNLIDIGTNIGQHSIAAALIGRDSIAIDAAKSNIEHVCASADYLNIGSRITLIHNILSDTHGQREFRYSASNSDFGSIHVDSDGIWDKMKKQYDGYFKNNTVKQNSVTLDDLLNLPQIHKFKKVFVKLDVEGHEHRVLLGGNEFFKRLDVHGIIMEWAWHVKRQSADIIKSFMTEWKFKPFKISETKEFDLSAIHSDQWPQDVLWLPLKYLKF, from the coding sequence ATGCCCCACAATCTAGGATGGACGAAACTTTTAGTAAAAATGTCTGTTGGGATTATGGTAGCATGTAGCTTACTATACATGACACGATCTCAAATATTACACTATGAAGGTAGAAATAATAGACAGAAACTAGATGTTTCAGTGAAATCGAGGTTAAAACAACCATACAAAGAACGAACGCCAAGTAATATTCCACTTGATTTTACGTTTATTGACAATAACTGGAAATTATCTAAACTATGTAAACCATACAAAATGTTCATGAATACGAGTGACTTCCCTTTAATTAGATATACATCAGATGCTGGTAGCGTGAAAATATTTACACACTCTTTAGACGATGGAATATCATCTATAATTAACAGAACAGGAGCTTTTGAAGGGAAGACAATAAACCGAATATTATATGAGTTGAGACTAGATCcacatttaaatttaattgatataGGAACAAATATTGGACAGCATTCTATAGCTGCAGCATTAATCGGGCGTGATTCGATTGCAATTGACGCTGCAAAATCAAATATCGAACACGTATGTGCGTCTGCCGATTATTTAAATATTGGATCGCGAATAACATTGATTCATAATATTTTGTCTGATACGCATGGGCAAAGGGAGTTCCGGTACAGTGCCAGCAACAGTGATTTCGGATCTATACATGTTGATTCTGATGGAATATGGGACAAAATGAAGAAACAATACGATGGATATTTTAAGAATAACACAGTCAAACAAAATTCCGTCACATTAGATGATCTTTTAAACCTTCCACAAATACATAAGTTTAAAAAGGTATTTGTTAAACTTGATGTTGAGGGTCACGAACACAGGGTGCTTTTAGGTGGAAACGAATTTTTCAAAAGACTAGATGTGCATGGTATAATAATGGAATGGGCGTGGCATGTTAAGCGACAGTCAGCAGACATAATAAAATCTTTTATGACTGAATGGAAATTCAAACCATTTAAGATATCCGAAACTAAAGAGTTTGATCTAAGTGCAATACATTCTGACCAGTGGCCACAAGATGTTCTGTGGCTTCcattaaagtatttaaaattttga